CTGCTTTCAGATGTGACATCATACAGTAGCAACACGCCATGTGCTTTGCGGAAATATGACCTGGCAATGCTGCGGAATCTGAAAtagaatacatttaataaatatcaaAGGTTGGGGATGTTCTTTTTTCTTAGAGTTGAGGCAAAATTCATAATATTTTATcgtattaataattatacaaaaGTGGATTCTAAAGTTTAAACCGTATCAAAAAGGGGACATTTTCCTAATCTAGAAATAAAAGGTGTACAACTAGCAAAGAAAATATCCATGTTTAGACATTAACTATGCATGCGTCCAATTGGTTAGGCATAGGGCGATAACtgtttcaaggtatactgcggtatGGAAAAgcagagttgttttttttttttatttaaaaaaaaaaaaaaaaaaggattttctgctataccgttcaaggtatgtgtaaggttttttttttttttttttttttttttttttttttttttaaggaaacagTATTTTCCAatagaaaaatatctaaaaatcccattttaaaatcttaaagaaatcagtgtttttgaaactaaaagacagcagaagtcaatgtttccttttcattattcagcctgacatgttgaCTGTGAAaccaatattttaaatgtttctctagataaaatatattgttaaaggCGAAATGTTAATTTACCCaggtatttaaaaagaaatcttaGAGCAGTAAATGCAAAACCCTGACactgtgatattttttatccaaggtcatcATGCAGTCAGAattttatactggcccatgcttaCAACTGgttattaaataaagcacatattGTACCTTTCCTGTCCAGCGGTGTCCCAGATCTGAAGGTTTGTTTTTTCGCCATCTACAAGCATCTTCTTAATTTGAAAATCAACACCTGCAAGATTCTCCATCATTACGCTGTATTCATATGGTAACATTAACACACTTAAGAAAAACAGCATGGTTGTATGTTCTCACCAAGAGTGGTTTGTATATCCCCTCTGAATTCATTTAGACTCAACCTCAGTAAAAAGCTGGATTTTCCTGACCCGGCATCTCCAGCCAACACCAGACGGTACACTGGAGCCAGATCTTGTGTCTCAAGCAAATCTTCTTCATTTTGCTATAGAGAACAGTTGTATGGTTAGACAGATCTACTCTTTGCTTTGGGATGATACATCACACTGGTTCTGAGCCACTTTGACTACAAAGCTCCCCACTTCCacggtttaattatcatttatgtTTACACATTTAAACTTAAGGCAACGGAAAATCATTTAAGTATACTGTAGAGATGATTACTCTGAAGATCAACTCAATTCAGAGCATTATGCAATCTGAAATTACATCGATTCAATGGTCtattcagaccccctagtttttcacatacattgtgatttaaaaaaaaaaaaaaaagattgtgctGGTAATCCCCAGACATTTGCAGACAATTtttcgatttaaaaataaataatttctatatTAGGTAGCcaactatgttaggtgtgcaatctgacaaatcataaataaagctttttattttGGCCTCTTAAGACAAGATCGAAAACAGTAGGGATAAAGCAAAAGGAAGGTTGTAGAaccctttatttttatatattttttactctcTCAGATTTCTccagagcatctgacatcatgtacctcactcaggacatgcgttagggcttcccctaccgtaataaaCCTAAAACACGAATTtccgtaaaactcgtcaatggcaatGAATCATTCTCTCGTTAAACAAAAGCATTtgatttgacgcacatcataTCAGCCTTACATGCAAGtcacaaataaatttaatttgaaatttatttatgagatttatattttgtgattattttgcgtttaaattaTGAATTTTGCCGGATAGCAAAAATGTGCGCCTTTGTTGATTTTGCGATGGATTCAGCCATCACAAAATTGCTAAAAACGAGGGGAGTCTGCATATTAATCCTTACTACTATGATCATAGCAAACATTCAGAGCAGCTGACAGTTCTGAAGCATAATCTTCTTCAGTCTTTTCAACCAAACAGCGTTTCAAGTCAAAGTATTAGAATAAAGTTCAGTTTAAATATACTAAATTACCTTTCAAAGTAATGAGTCACTGGATCACTCAATCCAGCTGCCATTTATAGAAATTATTGAAGTGATTAATATTTTCAGTCTCAGAACCTCAAGTAAACTTATTTCGGCAAGTTAGTTCCAAGCAATTTTAGTTTAAAAGACATCAACATACAGTAGATGTCTTTGCTAAAACAAGGGTAAACTCTGGTTttagattaatataataataataaaagattagTCAAATAGACAGACTTCGTGTAGTCAATAATTCCAATCTATTTGATTACTAGGGTATTTTTGGACTACAGTTAaactgacagtccaaatttagccttTTAGCCAATATATACACacgtttggatgtctattagacaatGATTGcagtttagtcaaaacaaaaaattatacatttaaaaaaaaaaaaaaaaatttagtattCCCGATACATTCAAAATCCTACAACTCCTTATTCTAATATTTACCTATTTTCAGATCAACTAGGAAGTAAACAGGAATTACCTTGACAGGAAAAGCAGACAAACGCCGCCGAAGTGAGGATGATATAGAGCCAACTGTGCTACGAGCTACAGATCTCAAAGCTTCAGGCTTCACCTCTGACACCTAGGAGGCATAAGTGGTTTAACAGAAGACTTGTGGTCTTTTTACTGTCATATACTGTACATCCATGTAGTGTGGAACTAGTGAAAACTGACCTCCAGTTCAGAAGGGACAGTGGAATAGCTGTGATGCACAGTCTCCACTGAATGATGGCTGTCGTCGCTGTCATAATCAATACCTGACATCGCATCCATTTCTGACTGAACGGAAACCCGCTATCCAAATACTTTTCAGCCCAGCACTTCACCAGGGCCAGAGTGTCATCTTCATTagtaaaacttaaaataataataataataataatagcttctttagaaaattatattacaaaatatcCACAGGCGTAAACAAACCAACTTTGTTTACTCTGTAATTGTACCTTGACAGAAAAATACACAGAGTATACAATAGAGAACATGATTACCTGCTCTGATTCATTGTACTCTGTCGAATCGGTTTCATTTTTCTGGGAAGAACTTCATTTCTTGGcgagagctaaaaaaaaaaattaaattaaaagctaATATTTAAATGAGGTATTGTGGTGTATTATAATGAATTCCAGACATAGTGGTGTATTCCTGCATGACAGAAGTCCAAATATTTGATTATGGTTCAGATGACTGcagtacttaataataataataaaaaaaaaaataccagacACACAACTAAATATCTACCCGTCTTTTGGTGGAGGCGTTATCCTGGCTCAGAGCAGAGCGTAACCCGTCATTGCTGTCATACAAAGTTTTGTTCATTTCCCTAATGAGAAGCAGAGAAGTCAAAACTTTCATACCTTCCAAGTCAGCCAAAGTCTATTTCTTTCATTAGAACATCTGAGAATTCTGACCATTACAGAGAACAACTGCAGAGACTTACTGGAGCATTTCTATATGGCTGGAATAAGACTGGAACTCCATCACCATCTTCTTGAGGTCATCACTTTCTCTTAAGCATGAACATAAAAAGAATCATAATGCATacaatttattctttttttactttctagaatttatatttcataaattattatttttttaattttatttatgatgtACTCTGAGAATTCCCAGTTCAGTCACTGCAGGATTTTGCAGGGACAtttcaattttattaaaaattaaatttgttgATATTTGAGCctaaaaattacagatttttttcaaaacctaTGGCATTCTTTAATTCTTGTGTTGTTCTGCtgtgaaaatatacacacatcgtaaaatgtttttttttttttacaatgtcaaATAGCATTGGAccaggatttctgcaggtttcaccaacaTTAAGACAGATTTTAGACTCAGAGGGCTAAATgccaaggaatttttcaaatggacaagattttatatttgccaattgaattattataaatttaacatttaattaaattaaaaaaaaaaaaaaaaaaggttgtatgGATACAAGttgagcttgcttgtttttacactttcaaatatttagcttataaataaaaaatatttgaaagtgTAAAAACAAACTCGACTTGTAACCATACActtcatccccccccccccccaacatacactgtacaataaataaaaaataaatgttttaaaaagttatataattatctaactaaatctatgcacaatgttattgtaaggaaaaagTAAACCATTACGATAAagaaatttaaaatgataaaggCTTAAAAATAAGTTAAGTTTTATTGCAATTAACTGCTGgtgtttgtatgggttttggccagattgggtagctatacacgAACAAAGGAAAAGACccgtttaaataataaaaaaaaaaataatttacgacttacaatgcaatattttagtacatttaagattgatatttaagacattaagaccccATGGAAACTCTAAACTCGCACAAAATCTAAAAGGGACCACCAGTTTTATGGATTAAATAATCAAAATCCTTTCAAGGAGTTCACAACACTTAGCTGATGTTTGAGAATAAAGAGTGTTTGGCTTGTTGTCCCTGGAGAGAGGTATTAATATtgttgagcccggggctccctcccgtttgaaaggtgagaggggagtttcaGCTCAGGTAGGTcacaagaactcccctgcttgtatTGATAAGAGTTAGGAATTGCTATGAGGGATAACCGATTAAGAGTTAGTCTATGATGccactttggattagtcaatttaattatgttgcatgtctttgaacagtgggaggaaacccatgcaaacacagtgagaacatgcagactctgcacagaaatgcagactggcctggtaaggactcgaatcagtgacattcctgcagtgaggcaacagtactaaccactgggcTGTGGCGCTGCCCTATTTGGAAAAGGAGGGAGAGGAGTTGGAATGGAAGAGGGGAATTCTTCAAGATGCAGATGACTGAGGTGAGAAACGGTTATTTGTGGCGGgttaggattcatctgattggcacATGTATTAGCTGATGGaggaccagctgcgatcaatcataagCATCCTCTCGAaatggtttataaataaactgcacttaagtttctcagtattttttttttggtttgtcaGGATTTGAGACTCATACAAAAATAAGATGTTGCATAAATATTCActtttagataaaataaataattttcatgtTGCAATGACTTGTCAACagttaaagtgttaaaaaaaaaaaaaaaaaaaaaaaaaaccactatTGTGGTGTTCCTTAAAGCATTTGTAAAGTTTGTTCCATTGCAAAACTATATATTGTCTAAACTTTTTTGGGGGGTTAATTTTGTTTGAGCAGTTTACGTCTAATCAGCACAAACCCAATGAAATGAACTAAAGCATTAGTTCTGACCTCTCATGTTGGAGTTTCTGATCAGTGAAGGCATTCTTTAACCTGTCCAACTCAACCTGAAGAATGGAGACGTTCATCTGAGCTTTCATGAGAGAACCCCTTAGCTCCTCATTCTCCTGCAgaggaacacacacaaaaaaaaaaaaaaaaaaaaaaaaaaaaaaaaagtcacaaaagtTGTTTGGTATTTAGGAGTACAGAATGTAATATACATGGAACAACGTGGAGCAAGATGTGTTGGTGGGTAAGCTGTGGTGCCTctaataaatggttcataataTTGTCACTTGCTCGTATACTGCACTTTGCACGATACAGCATTTTACACAAGTTTCACGCCAAGAACACAAACATGTGAGCTTTAGACAATATCCTATTTTACATATCTTATGATCATAAAATAAAACTTAGAGTGCTGGAATGTAGCATGTTAGGTTGATTACAATTGACTCAGATGCAAGTGTTCTGTTAGTGTGGTTCATTTGAGTAATTGTGAATGCTGCAGTTGGAGCAGAGGTGTtgctttaaaatgcattaaacggATGCAATTGAATTgacaaacatgaataaacattaaCCCAAGACGTCTAAACAAACCATGGTGGCACAAGATGCacgtattaataataataataaaaaaaacagaacatgATGCCTAATCATTAAACAATACTACATCTTCTGCCTCCTCAATACTGCCTCCTTTCAGCATATCTTAGATTATATAATTGCAGGCATCGTTTTGACTCCTTTACACATTTTGCGAGTTCTCAACTGATacaaatacatgcacacatacagtacagagaTCAATCAATATAATTCAGCAAATTCTATCAAAAACATTGCCATTGGTTATATGAAAATACatgtcaaatatatattttacaaaatagaTGGTCATACAGCTTTggaatacaacaataataatttccaTCTTAGGGTAAGCTACATTAAAAgggggtaaaaataaaaatagcatatCTTACCCCACTTTCTCTAACTTTTCAAATATATCTGAAGCACAATGAATGCAGAAGAGATTGGGGAGCAGGAAAACTTTGAATAGACAGAGTCATACCTGCATCAGATCTTTAATCTGGGCTCTTAATTTGACTGAATCTTCTCTGGGGCTGTTTAACTTAGACTCCTCTTGGTATTGCTAAAATGAGACAACAAAAACATGAGAAAATATACTACATATACAACCCTGTATGTAATGATATTAAAAGGGAGagtccaaaactgaaaatgtccaTTTTTCACAAGCCTGCTGTCTGAATTTctttcctctattaaaaaaatatattctgaagaaagctggaaactggaTAACCATcatcttccatagtatttgtttttcctactatgaaggtctatggtttccagctttcttcaaattacttttctgcaagaaaaaaaaaataaaataaataaattactaaatagtttattttggacgaactatccctttaaaaagtgaATCACATATTTCTCACCTTTGTGAGCCTTTCTATAGTGGTTTGCAGGTCTGCCAGCTCATTCTCATGTTTGATTTGTAGCATAGCAATGGATTCATCCAATTTCTTCTGCTCCTGTATGCACGAAACCCAAGAAGAGTGTTTTCCTTATATGCACAGGCCTAATAAAGAGGCATTTACAAGCGCTCATAGAGAAGTCTTTGTGCACACAGGTCAGACTGGCCTTCTTGTGTAGTTGTGTAGCTAAGCAAAGCTGAACCTGAAATTCCACTTTATTTACAAGACAGAATTCAAATCTCATGATCATTTAGTTCAATTATTGTCAAGATAAAAATTACTAAAAAGCTAATATAAATGAAAAGCAGAAGGTAAAAAATCATCATCAACCTAAAATTGCATTGGCAAATACTTGCAGTAATCAAagaaatacatttgaaaaaaaaaaaaaaaaaaaaactgg
The window above is part of the Danio aesculapii chromosome 18, fDanAes4.1, whole genome shotgun sequence genome. Proteins encoded here:
- the LOC130245720 gene encoding LOW QUALITY PROTEIN: ras and EF-hand domain-containing protein-like (The sequence of the model RefSeq protein was modified relative to this genomic sequence to represent the inferred CDS: deleted 2 bases in 1 codon), which codes for MNHAELRRLFAACDGNQSGRVEYEDFTTVCRELNVPADEIRTLFNKFDLDGDGYINFNDFSSSFQEVSEALNLASLANGLHSQRRAWDEFENTLDGDVAFYLGRQWDALSELYEGIHSTSDELLLQQFEDLIRALVTEIREQRMESEQLETSLRRTEEVSSSQLAEMEEDLQQQLIHTERGVREEEQKKLDESIAMLQIKHENELADLQTTIERLTKQYQEESKLNSPREDSVKLRAQIKDLMQENEELRGSLMKAQMNVSILQVELDRLKNAFTDQKLQHERESDDLKKMVMEFQSYSSHIEMLQEMNKTLYDSNDGLRSALSQDNASTKRRLSPRNEVLPRKMKPIRQSTMNQSSFTNEDDTLALVKCWAEKYLDSGFPFSQMDAMSGIDYDSDDSHHSVETVHHSYSTVPSELEVSEVKPEALRSVARSTVGSISSSLRRRLSAFPVKQNEEDLLETQDLAPVYRLVLAGDAGSGKSSFLLRLSLNEFRGDIQTTLGVDFQIKKMLVDGEKTNLQIWDTAGQERFRSIARSYFRKAHGVLLLYDVTSESSFLNVREWVEQIRESTDEDIPMCVIGNKVDLRAARPEGSCVSAIHGEKLAMNYNALFCEASAKEGTNVIEAVLHLAREVKKHVKLGRRSESQVKLSLHKRRKTLSNCCGV